A genomic stretch from Neodiprion fabricii isolate iyNeoFabr1 chromosome 3, iyNeoFabr1.1, whole genome shotgun sequence includes:
- the LOC124178199 gene encoding dipeptidyl peptidase 4 isoform X1 yields MADPDNNYDDEELVSTNPNQRNWRGILIALLVIIAVLALIVTSVALLTPPDEGPRVRGSHLRLAEVLSGDLSPLLFNGSWVSGRHICFRDPSGGISLLDASDPNITSHSLMPNSTFRRLNPAKFSLSPDHKYLLLAQNVKKLFRHSYLAQYIIYDVNTRETIPLTPQPETDAHPYLLLAQWTPRGHGLVMIQDYDIYYRPSPFSNTGYRVTNSAIPGILSNGLPDWLYEEEILRSAEAIWMSKDGHLMLYASFNDSLVQEMKIPWFGEGTKTLYPDIRSLRYPKPGTPNPSIQLIVADLADLKNIRSRTLRPPPAIEHAEHYFTTASWVSLTEVCVTWLTRAQNLSIITVCKSPMWHCQEIQRIVGEGRGWVDTPPESPVFSTDGSSYVAIIPVRDGPSGYYKHIMLANVSKKRVVPLTHGRYEVIRILAWDQVNNTIYFIGIPQAHPGQRHLYRVNSQLPHLGSSLHSPVCITCTPVMNPEAQYNSDRPSKHAGTDSNNNNNNGYHTWPDSSDWAEYELTESQSAVQPPLEKQERRGSKKKTTTKNLETCQYHNAVFSPGLDYFVLECLGPSIPTVALYKTTLPDPRFIGLLQNNTELRERVEKIALPQVKTFPVQISGGYNAQVRLHLPPGLREEEITRYPMVVQVYGAPGSQLVTDKFKIDWNTYLASSKGAIVAQIDGRGSGGQGYQLLHEVYYRLGSVEVADQLEVTEYLRDSLHFVDKRRVAVWGWSYGGFVAALALAQSDQDVFQCGISVAPVVSWKLYDSAYAERYMGSPNVTSNYKGYEESDVFKKVEHLRNKMYYLVHGTADDNVQFQQSMALAGHLAKKGILFRQQVYPDESHGLAGVKRHLYLSMAQFLEDCFHKQVPVDTKAGLGSGGGYGI; encoded by the exons ATGGCAGACCCAGATAATAATTACGACGACgag GAGCTCGTTTCGACCAATCCGAATCAGAGGAACTGGAGGGGTATCTTAATCGCTCTGCTCGTTATCATTGCGGTTCTTGCTCTGATTGTTACTTCAGTTGCACTGCTCACACCTCCCGATGAGGGGCCAAGAGTTCGCGGATCCCATCTTCGCCTGGCAGAG GTCTTGTCTGGAGATTTATCGCCATTGCTATTCAATGGAAGCTGGGTAAGCGGTCGCCATATTTGTTTTCGTGACCCTTCGGGTGGAATTTCCCTGCTGGATGCTTCCGATCCGAACATTACATCGCACAGCTTAATGCCGAACTCAACTTTC AGACGATTGAACCCGGCGAAATTCTCACTGTCTCCGGATCACAAGTATCTTCTACTGGCGCAAAAcgtaaagaaattattccgGCATTCGTATCTCGCCCAGTACATTATCTACGACGTGAACACGAG AGAAACAATACCACTGACTCCTCAACCGGAGACCGATGCTCATCCCTATCTGCTGTTGGCTCAATGGACGCCGAGGGGTCACGGACTCGTCATGATTCAAGATTACGACATATACTACCGGCCTAGTCCATTCAGTAACACTGGGTACCGTGTCACCAATTCGGCGATACCGGGAATATTGTCAAACGGATTACCGGACTGGTTGTACGAAG AGGAGATCTTACGCAGCGCAGAAGCGATATGGATGTCCAAAGACGGACACCTGATGTTGTACGCGTCATTCAACGATTCGCTTGTGCAAGAAATGAAGATTCCGTGGTTCGGAGAAGGGACGAAAACTTTGTACCCTGACATCCGGTCTCTTCGCTATCCGAAG CCAGGAACTCCGAACCCGTCGATACAATTGATTGTCGCTGATTTGGCCGacctgaaaaatattcgatcgAGAACATTGCGGCCTCCGCCTGCCATCGAGCATGC GGAACACTACTTCACCACAGCTTCTTGGGTGTCATTGACAGAAGTCTGCGTCACGTGGCTAACGCGGGCGCAAAATCTGTCCATCATAACCGTCTGCAAAAGTCCCATGTGGCATTGTCAG GAAATTCAGCGCATCGTCGGAGAAGGTCGAGGGTGGGTTGACACCCCGCCGGAATCGCCGGTTTTTTCTACGGACGGAAGTAGCTACGTCGCCATAATACCCGTCCGCGATGGCCCGTCCGGATACTACAAACACATAATGTTGGCAAATGTATCGAAGAAGCGAGTTGTCCCGTTAACTCATGGGAGATACGAAGTGATCCGCATTCTGGCGTGGGATCAAGTCAACAATACGAT ATATTTCATAGGAATACCGCAAGCGCATCCCGGACAAAGACATTTGTACCGCGTCAATTCTCAGCTACCTCACCTTGGCTCCTCTCTTCACTCGCCCGTTTGCATCACTTGTACACCTGTGATGAATCCCGAAGCTCAATACAATTCGGACCGGCCAAGCAAGCACGCTGGTACTGatagtaacaataacaataataacggTTATCACACCTGGCCGGACAGCAGCGATTGGGCGGAATATGAGCTGACCGAGTCTCAAAGCGCGGTTCAACCTCCCTTAGAAAAGCAGGAACGTCGAGGCAGCAAGAAAAAAACCACCACGA aaaatttggAGACTTGCCAATACCATAACGCTGTCTTTTCCCCTGGATTGGATTACTTCGTATTGGAATGCCTCGGACCGAGCATACCGACGGTCGCTCTTTACAAAACCACCTTGCCAGATCCGCGCTTTATTGGACTTTTGCAGAACAACACCGAGCTTCGG GAAAGAGTAGAGAAAATTGCTCTTCCCCAAGTAAAGACCTTCCCCGTACAAATAAGTGGCGGTTATAACGCCCAGGTACGTCTTCATTTGCCGCCTGGTTTACGGGAGGAAGAAATCACTCGCTACCCGATGGTCGTCCAAGT GTACGGGGCGCCGGGTTCGCAGCTGGTGAcagataaatttaaaattgattggaaCACCTACCTGGCCAGCAGCAAGGGGGCAATTGTGGCCCAAATTGATGGCCGAGGAAGCGGAGGCCAGGGCTATCAATTACTTCACGAAGTGTACTACAGATTGGGATCTGTCGAAGTGGCGGACCAGCTGGAAGTGACGGA GTACTTGAGGGATTCGTTACATTTTGTGGATAAGAGACGAGTCGCTGTTTGGGGATGGAGTTACGGGGGATTTGTCGCCGCCTTAGCCTTGGCCCAATCTGATCAAGACGTTTTCCAATGCGGAATCAGCGTCGCCCCGGTTGTTTCGTGGAAACTTTACG ATTCGGCCTACGCCGAGAGGTACATGGGCTCGCCGAATGTAACCTCAAACTACAAGGGGTACGAGGAATCCGACGTTTTTAAAAAGGTGGAACACTTGCGGAACAAAATGTATTACCTGGTCCACGGCACCGCTGACGACAACGTGCAGTTTCAACAAAGCATGGCTCTCGCCGGCCATCTTGCCAAAAAGGGGATTCTATTCCGTCAGCAA GTTTATCCCGACGAGAGTCACGGCTTGGCCGGCGTGAAGAGGCATCTTTACCTATCAATGGCTCAGTTTTTAGAAGACTGTTTCCACAAGCAAGTACCCGTTGACACGAAGGCCGGATTGGGAAGCGGCGGAGGATACGGGATATAA
- the LOC124178199 gene encoding dipeptidyl peptidase 4 isoform X2, protein MRGQEFADPIFAWQRETIPLTPQPETDAHPYLLLAQWTPRGHGLVMIQDYDIYYRPSPFSNTGYRVTNSAIPGILSNGLPDWLYEEEILRSAEAIWMSKDGHLMLYASFNDSLVQEMKIPWFGEGTKTLYPDIRSLRYPKPGTPNPSIQLIVADLADLKNIRSRTLRPPPAIEHAEHYFTTASWVSLTEVCVTWLTRAQNLSIITVCKSPMWHCQEIQRIVGEGRGWVDTPPESPVFSTDGSSYVAIIPVRDGPSGYYKHIMLANVSKKRVVPLTHGRYEVIRILAWDQVNNTIYFIGIPQAHPGQRHLYRVNSQLPHLGSSLHSPVCITCTPVMNPEAQYNSDRPSKHAGTDSNNNNNNGYHTWPDSSDWAEYELTESQSAVQPPLEKQERRGSKKKTTTKNLETCQYHNAVFSPGLDYFVLECLGPSIPTVALYKTTLPDPRFIGLLQNNTELRERVEKIALPQVKTFPVQISGGYNAQVRLHLPPGLREEEITRYPMVVQVYGAPGSQLVTDKFKIDWNTYLASSKGAIVAQIDGRGSGGQGYQLLHEVYYRLGSVEVADQLEVTEYLRDSLHFVDKRRVAVWGWSYGGFVAALALAQSDQDVFQCGISVAPVVSWKLYDSAYAERYMGSPNVTSNYKGYEESDVFKKVEHLRNKMYYLVHGTADDNVQFQQSMALAGHLAKKGILFRQQVYPDESHGLAGVKRHLYLSMAQFLEDCFHKQVPVDTKAGLGSGGGYGI, encoded by the exons ATGAGGGGCCAAGAGTTCGCGGATCCCATCTTCGCCTGGCAGAG AGAAACAATACCACTGACTCCTCAACCGGAGACCGATGCTCATCCCTATCTGCTGTTGGCTCAATGGACGCCGAGGGGTCACGGACTCGTCATGATTCAAGATTACGACATATACTACCGGCCTAGTCCATTCAGTAACACTGGGTACCGTGTCACCAATTCGGCGATACCGGGAATATTGTCAAACGGATTACCGGACTGGTTGTACGAAG AGGAGATCTTACGCAGCGCAGAAGCGATATGGATGTCCAAAGACGGACACCTGATGTTGTACGCGTCATTCAACGATTCGCTTGTGCAAGAAATGAAGATTCCGTGGTTCGGAGAAGGGACGAAAACTTTGTACCCTGACATCCGGTCTCTTCGCTATCCGAAG CCAGGAACTCCGAACCCGTCGATACAATTGATTGTCGCTGATTTGGCCGacctgaaaaatattcgatcgAGAACATTGCGGCCTCCGCCTGCCATCGAGCATGC GGAACACTACTTCACCACAGCTTCTTGGGTGTCATTGACAGAAGTCTGCGTCACGTGGCTAACGCGGGCGCAAAATCTGTCCATCATAACCGTCTGCAAAAGTCCCATGTGGCATTGTCAG GAAATTCAGCGCATCGTCGGAGAAGGTCGAGGGTGGGTTGACACCCCGCCGGAATCGCCGGTTTTTTCTACGGACGGAAGTAGCTACGTCGCCATAATACCCGTCCGCGATGGCCCGTCCGGATACTACAAACACATAATGTTGGCAAATGTATCGAAGAAGCGAGTTGTCCCGTTAACTCATGGGAGATACGAAGTGATCCGCATTCTGGCGTGGGATCAAGTCAACAATACGAT ATATTTCATAGGAATACCGCAAGCGCATCCCGGACAAAGACATTTGTACCGCGTCAATTCTCAGCTACCTCACCTTGGCTCCTCTCTTCACTCGCCCGTTTGCATCACTTGTACACCTGTGATGAATCCCGAAGCTCAATACAATTCGGACCGGCCAAGCAAGCACGCTGGTACTGatagtaacaataacaataataacggTTATCACACCTGGCCGGACAGCAGCGATTGGGCGGAATATGAGCTGACCGAGTCTCAAAGCGCGGTTCAACCTCCCTTAGAAAAGCAGGAACGTCGAGGCAGCAAGAAAAAAACCACCACGA aaaatttggAGACTTGCCAATACCATAACGCTGTCTTTTCCCCTGGATTGGATTACTTCGTATTGGAATGCCTCGGACCGAGCATACCGACGGTCGCTCTTTACAAAACCACCTTGCCAGATCCGCGCTTTATTGGACTTTTGCAGAACAACACCGAGCTTCGG GAAAGAGTAGAGAAAATTGCTCTTCCCCAAGTAAAGACCTTCCCCGTACAAATAAGTGGCGGTTATAACGCCCAGGTACGTCTTCATTTGCCGCCTGGTTTACGGGAGGAAGAAATCACTCGCTACCCGATGGTCGTCCAAGT GTACGGGGCGCCGGGTTCGCAGCTGGTGAcagataaatttaaaattgattggaaCACCTACCTGGCCAGCAGCAAGGGGGCAATTGTGGCCCAAATTGATGGCCGAGGAAGCGGAGGCCAGGGCTATCAATTACTTCACGAAGTGTACTACAGATTGGGATCTGTCGAAGTGGCGGACCAGCTGGAAGTGACGGA GTACTTGAGGGATTCGTTACATTTTGTGGATAAGAGACGAGTCGCTGTTTGGGGATGGAGTTACGGGGGATTTGTCGCCGCCTTAGCCTTGGCCCAATCTGATCAAGACGTTTTCCAATGCGGAATCAGCGTCGCCCCGGTTGTTTCGTGGAAACTTTACG ATTCGGCCTACGCCGAGAGGTACATGGGCTCGCCGAATGTAACCTCAAACTACAAGGGGTACGAGGAATCCGACGTTTTTAAAAAGGTGGAACACTTGCGGAACAAAATGTATTACCTGGTCCACGGCACCGCTGACGACAACGTGCAGTTTCAACAAAGCATGGCTCTCGCCGGCCATCTTGCCAAAAAGGGGATTCTATTCCGTCAGCAA GTTTATCCCGACGAGAGTCACGGCTTGGCCGGCGTGAAGAGGCATCTTTACCTATCAATGGCTCAGTTTTTAGAAGACTGTTTCCACAAGCAAGTACCCGTTGACACGAAGGCCGGATTGGGAAGCGGCGGAGGATACGGGATATAA